The following proteins are co-located in the Polystyrenella longa genome:
- a CDS encoding ABC transporter permease, producing MRDKFALLALGVIVIYFLVALVVWFNRSELATLSTFRVGPANMPGFTTPTIEQRIDFTEFYLESISGALRKSDPEAALREIDIVKLNIVEIPVAEIQKNADQAYVSFDKLLASEEGGFDLELLQQFESQVDAFYVEPSGWDGFVRSFLLVLGTDRQGRSISLRAMFSTLVAIQIGFVTAFVSVFIGTLLGTAAGLYGGMLDHVVIWLYTTFSSIPNIVLLVLLAYMFKGSTYDNTLLPVYVAFCATYWIGVCRVIRGETIKIRDLEYVDAARVLGLSKFYTLWRHIWPNVSHLMLINFSLLFIGAIKSEVILSFLGLGVKEVPSWGIMISQSSSEVVNGFFWQIGTATAFMFFLVVAFNIVSDFLQDVFDPKHI from the coding sequence ATGCGGGATAAATTCGCTTTACTCGCGCTCGGTGTGATTGTGATTTACTTTCTCGTCGCATTGGTCGTCTGGTTCAACCGATCAGAACTGGCGACATTGAGTACATTTCGCGTGGGTCCCGCCAATATGCCTGGCTTCACGACTCCGACAATCGAGCAGCGGATTGACTTCACGGAGTTTTATCTGGAATCGATCTCCGGCGCCCTTCGCAAATCCGATCCGGAAGCAGCCTTACGCGAGATCGACATTGTAAAACTGAATATCGTCGAGATACCCGTGGCTGAGATACAGAAAAACGCCGACCAAGCTTATGTTTCTTTTGACAAGCTGCTCGCCTCTGAGGAAGGCGGATTCGATCTCGAATTGTTACAGCAATTTGAATCACAGGTCGATGCGTTCTACGTCGAGCCTTCAGGTTGGGATGGCTTCGTGCGGAGCTTTCTCCTGGTGCTGGGGACAGACCGACAGGGGAGATCGATCTCGCTCCGGGCGATGTTCTCCACACTCGTCGCGATACAAATCGGTTTTGTGACCGCCTTCGTTTCCGTTTTCATCGGAACATTGCTCGGCACCGCCGCCGGATTATACGGGGGCATGTTGGACCACGTCGTCATCTGGCTATACACCACATTCTCCTCGATTCCAAATATCGTGTTGCTGGTCCTGTTGGCTTATATGTTCAAGGGTTCGACGTACGACAATACTCTGCTTCCCGTTTACGTTGCCTTTTGCGCCACGTACTGGATCGGAGTCTGTCGCGTGATTCGAGGTGAGACGATCAAAATCCGCGATCTGGAATACGTCGACGCAGCACGCGTGCTTGGTCTCAGTAAGTTTTATACCTTATGGCGACATATCTGGCCGAATGTCTCGCACCTGATGCTCATCAACTTCTCGCTCCTGTTTATTGGTGCCATTAAGTCGGAAGTCATCCTCAGCTTCCTTGGATTGGGAGTAAAAGAAGTTCCCAGTTGGGGGATTATGATCAGTCAATCAAGTTCCGAAGTAGTAAACGGTTTCTTTTGGCAAATCGGCACGGCGACCGCTTTTATGTTTTTTCTGGTAGTCGCGTTCAATATCGTCTCCGATTTCCTCCAGGATGTATTCGATCCCAAACATATATAA
- a CDS encoding WXG100 family type VII secretion target — MAQAIVNPEDLRRFAQTLKKFNNELTNQASMINNQLETLSNTWRDQENRKFADEFQGHLKILARFIENNEEHIPYLLRKAERIEDYLQQR, encoded by the coding sequence ATGGCACAGGCAATTGTCAATCCTGAGGACCTGCGGCGGTTCGCCCAGACATTGAAGAAATTCAATAACGAACTGACCAATCAGGCATCGATGATCAACAATCAACTGGAAACGCTGAGCAACACATGGCGTGACCAGGAGAACCGTAAGTTCGCCGATGAATTCCAGGGCCACCTGAAAATCCTCGCCCGCTTTATCGAGAACAATGAAGAACACATTCCGTATCTGCTTCGTAAAGCGGAACGAATCGAAGATTACCTGCAACAACGCTAA